The following coding sequences are from one Macadamia integrifolia cultivar HAES 741 unplaced genomic scaffold, SCU_Mint_v3 scaffold1678, whole genome shotgun sequence window:
- the LOC122064535 gene encoding 31 kDa ribonucleoprotein, chloroplastic-like isoform X1 produces the protein MAAAAAAIGSCFSTAATTSCIRSKQVALDFVLRISHVRTLQVGSVSHTHSIEFLSTSMISHKWCTLRILAAVAQEEAETAIQMEPELVEEPEDIVDEEGEDQVLGEEEAQTPINTKLYFGNLPYHCDSAQLTGIVQEYGSPEMVEVLYDRETGRSRGFAFVTMSSAEDANAVIKNLDGSIFGGWTLEVNFSDKPRPRKPMYPETDYKLFVGNLSWSVTSESLFQVFQEYGNVVGARVL, from the exons ATGGCTGCCGCCGCAGCTGCAATAGGTTCTTGCTTCTCCACTGCTGCTACCACCTCTTGTATCCGTTCAAAACAAGTGGCACTTGATTTTGTCCTGAGAATTAGCCATGTCCGTACTTTACAAGTGGGTTCAGTATCCCATACTCACTCCATTGAATTCCTCTCAACTAGCATGATCTCCCACAAGTGGTGCACACTGAGGATCTTGGCAGCTGTTGCACAAGAAGAGGCAGAGACAGCAATCCAAATGGAACCTGAATTGGTGGAGGAGCCAGAGGATAtagttgatgaggaaggagagGATCAGGTGTTGGGTGAAGAGGAAGCTCAGACTCCTATAAACACCAAGCTTTACTTCGGAAATCTTCCTTATCACTGTGACAGTGCTCAACTCACTGGAATTGTTCAAGAGTATGGAAGTCCAGAGATGGTTGAG GTGCTTTATGATAGGGAGACAGGAAGAAGCCGAGGATTTGCATTTGTTACAATGAGCAGTGCTGAAGATGCAAATGCAGTTATCAAAAATCTTGATGGAAGT ATATTTGGTGGTTGGACACTTGAGGTGAACTTCTCAGATAAACCAAGGCCTAGGAAACCCATGTATCCTGAAACCGATTACAAGCTTTTTGTTGGGAACTTATCATGGTCAGTCACATCGGAGAGTTTGTTCCAAGTTTTCCAAGAATATGGTAATGTGGTTGGAGCCAGAGTCCTATAA
- the LOC122064535 gene encoding RNA-binding protein CP29B, chloroplastic-like isoform X2: MAAAAAAIGSCFSTAATTSCIRSKQVALDFVLRISHVRTLQVGSVSHTHSIEFLSTSMISHKWCTLRILAAVAQEEAETAIQMEPELVEEPEDIVDEEGEDQVLGEEEAQTPINTKLYFGNLPYHCDSAQLTGIVQEYGSPEMVEAVGRFAQEKRGDESSMPRKMKSAVDLFEAFPQSPFVIKLSRGNGIALKRILLFTR; this comes from the exons ATGGCTGCCGCCGCAGCTGCAATAGGTTCTTGCTTCTCCACTGCTGCTACCACCTCTTGTATCCGTTCAAAACAAGTGGCACTTGATTTTGTCCTGAGAATTAGCCATGTCCGTACTTTACAAGTGGGTTCAGTATCCCATACTCACTCCATTGAATTCCTCTCAACTAGCATGATCTCCCACAAGTGGTGCACACTGAGGATCTTGGCAGCTGTTGCACAAGAAGAGGCAGAGACAGCAATCCAAATGGAACCTGAATTGGTGGAGGAGCCAGAGGATAtagttgatgaggaaggagagGATCAGGTGTTGGGTGAAGAGGAAGCTCAGACTCCTATAAACACCAAGCTTTACTTCGGAAATCTTCCTTATCACTGTGACAGTGCTCAACTCACTGGAATTGTTCAAGAGTATGGAAGTCCAGAGATGGTTGAG GCTGTTGGCCGATTTGCTCAAGAGAAAAGAGGCGATGAGTCAAGTATGCCAAGGAAAATGAAATCCGCAGTGGATCTGTTTGAAGCATTTCCTCAATCCCCATTTGTTATCAAGTTGAGCAGGGGTAATGGGATTGCTTTGAAAAGAATTCTCCTATTCACACGTTAA